The Trichosurus vulpecula isolate mTriVul1 chromosome 3, mTriVul1.pri, whole genome shotgun sequence genome includes a window with the following:
- the BMP4 gene encoding bone morphogenetic protein 4 isoform X1, producing MDCFYMPCFLDTMIPGNRMLMVVLLCQVLLGGVSHASLIPETGKKKVAEIQGHSGGRRPGQNHELLRDFEATLLQMFGLRRRPQPSKGAVIPDYMRDLYRLQSGEEEVEKEQIQNISLEYPERPTSRANTVRCFHHEEHLESIPGTRENPAFRFLFNLSSIPENEVISSAELRLYREQVDQSPDWELGFHRINIYEVMKPPAVSMPDSLITRLLDTRLVHHNVTQWESFDVSPAVLRWTQDKQPNHGLAIEVTHLHQRQTHQGQHVRISRSLPQRGGDWAQFRPLLVTFGHDGRGHTLIRHQRAKRSPKHHPQRPRKKSKNCRRHPLYVDFSDVGWNDWIVAPPGYHAFYCQGDCPFPLTDHLNSTNHAIVQTLVNSVNSSIPKACCVPTELSAISMLYLDEYDKVVLKNYQEMVVEGCGCR from the exons ATGGACTGTTTTTATATGCCTTGTTTTCT AGACACCATGATTCCTGGTAACCGAATGCTGATGGTCGTTTTATTATGCCAAGTCCTGCTAGGAGGCGTGAGCCATGCTAGTTTGATACCTGAGACGGGGAAGAAAAAAGTCGCCGAAATTCAGGGCCACTCGGGAGGACGCCGCCCTGGGCAGAACCATGAGCTCTTGCGGGACTTTGAGGCTACGCTGCTGCAGATGTTTGGACTTCGTCGGCGGCCCCAGCCTAGCAAGGGCGCTGTCATCCCCGATTACATGCGGGATCTCTACCGGTTGCAGTCtggagaggaggaggtggagaaggagcAAATCCAGAACATCAGCCTGGAGTACCCGGAGCGTCCAACCAGCCGGGCAAACACCGTGAGGTGTTTCCATCACGAAG AACATCTGGAGAGCATCCCAGGGACCAGAGAAAACCCTGCTTTTCGTTTTCTCTTTAACCTCAGCAGCATTCCAGAGAATGAGGTGATCTCTTCTGCAGAGCTCCGCCTATATAGGGAACAAGTTGATCAGAGCCCTGACTGGGAACTGGGTTTCCATAGGATTAATATTTATGAAGTCATGAAACCCCCAGCAGTGTCCATGCCAGACAGCCTCATTACTCGATTATTAGACACCAGACTTGTCCATCACAATGTGACTCAGTGGGAAAGTTTTGATGTAAGCCCCGCAGTCCTCCGATGGACTCAGGACAAACAGCCTAACCATGGGCTGGCTATTGAGGTGACTCACCTCCACCAGAGACAGACCCACCAGGGCCAGCATGTCAGGATTAGCCGATCTTTACCTCAACGGGGCGGGGATTGGGCCCAGTTCCGACCCCTCTTGGTCACTTTTGGCCATGATGGCCGGGGGCATACCCTGATCCGTCACCAAAGAGCTAAGCGAAGTCCAAAGCACCATCCACAGCGGCCCCGAAAAAAGAGCAAGAACTGCAGACGCCACCCCCTCTATGTGGACTTCAGTGATGTGGGCTGGAATGATTGGATTGTGGCTCCCCCAGGTTACCATGCCTTCTACTGCCAGGGGGACTGCCCTTTCCCACTCACTGACCATCTCAATTCCACCAACCATGCCATCGTTCAGACTTTGGTCAACTCAGTCAATTCTAGCATCCCTAAAGCTTGCTGTGTGCCCACAGAGCTAAGTGCAATCTCCATGCTGTACCTTGATGAGTATGACAAGGTTGTACTTAAAAACTATCAGGAGATGGTGGTAGAAGGGTGTGGGTGTCGCTGA
- the BMP4 gene encoding bone morphogenetic protein 4 isoform X2: MIPGNRMLMVVLLCQVLLGGVSHASLIPETGKKKVAEIQGHSGGRRPGQNHELLRDFEATLLQMFGLRRRPQPSKGAVIPDYMRDLYRLQSGEEEVEKEQIQNISLEYPERPTSRANTVRCFHHEEHLESIPGTRENPAFRFLFNLSSIPENEVISSAELRLYREQVDQSPDWELGFHRINIYEVMKPPAVSMPDSLITRLLDTRLVHHNVTQWESFDVSPAVLRWTQDKQPNHGLAIEVTHLHQRQTHQGQHVRISRSLPQRGGDWAQFRPLLVTFGHDGRGHTLIRHQRAKRSPKHHPQRPRKKSKNCRRHPLYVDFSDVGWNDWIVAPPGYHAFYCQGDCPFPLTDHLNSTNHAIVQTLVNSVNSSIPKACCVPTELSAISMLYLDEYDKVVLKNYQEMVVEGCGCR, encoded by the exons ATGATTCCTGGTAACCGAATGCTGATGGTCGTTTTATTATGCCAAGTCCTGCTAGGAGGCGTGAGCCATGCTAGTTTGATACCTGAGACGGGGAAGAAAAAAGTCGCCGAAATTCAGGGCCACTCGGGAGGACGCCGCCCTGGGCAGAACCATGAGCTCTTGCGGGACTTTGAGGCTACGCTGCTGCAGATGTTTGGACTTCGTCGGCGGCCCCAGCCTAGCAAGGGCGCTGTCATCCCCGATTACATGCGGGATCTCTACCGGTTGCAGTCtggagaggaggaggtggagaaggagcAAATCCAGAACATCAGCCTGGAGTACCCGGAGCGTCCAACCAGCCGGGCAAACACCGTGAGGTGTTTCCATCACGAAG AACATCTGGAGAGCATCCCAGGGACCAGAGAAAACCCTGCTTTTCGTTTTCTCTTTAACCTCAGCAGCATTCCAGAGAATGAGGTGATCTCTTCTGCAGAGCTCCGCCTATATAGGGAACAAGTTGATCAGAGCCCTGACTGGGAACTGGGTTTCCATAGGATTAATATTTATGAAGTCATGAAACCCCCAGCAGTGTCCATGCCAGACAGCCTCATTACTCGATTATTAGACACCAGACTTGTCCATCACAATGTGACTCAGTGGGAAAGTTTTGATGTAAGCCCCGCAGTCCTCCGATGGACTCAGGACAAACAGCCTAACCATGGGCTGGCTATTGAGGTGACTCACCTCCACCAGAGACAGACCCACCAGGGCCAGCATGTCAGGATTAGCCGATCTTTACCTCAACGGGGCGGGGATTGGGCCCAGTTCCGACCCCTCTTGGTCACTTTTGGCCATGATGGCCGGGGGCATACCCTGATCCGTCACCAAAGAGCTAAGCGAAGTCCAAAGCACCATCCACAGCGGCCCCGAAAAAAGAGCAAGAACTGCAGACGCCACCCCCTCTATGTGGACTTCAGTGATGTGGGCTGGAATGATTGGATTGTGGCTCCCCCAGGTTACCATGCCTTCTACTGCCAGGGGGACTGCCCTTTCCCACTCACTGACCATCTCAATTCCACCAACCATGCCATCGTTCAGACTTTGGTCAACTCAGTCAATTCTAGCATCCCTAAAGCTTGCTGTGTGCCCACAGAGCTAAGTGCAATCTCCATGCTGTACCTTGATGAGTATGACAAGGTTGTACTTAAAAACTATCAGGAGATGGTGGTAGAAGGGTGTGGGTGTCGCTGA